Proteins found in one Candidatus Bathyarchaeia archaeon genomic segment:
- a CDS encoding NAD-dependent epimerase/dehydratase family protein — MRTFKDKLVLVTGGAGFMGSHLVDRLVAEGWRVRVVDNLSSGNINNIRHHMGSPSFEFLEADLKDPIKAMEAAKGVCTVFHFAANPEVRVSTTNPEVHFNENIAVTFNLLEAMRNLDVNDLVFASSSSVYGEPKSIPIGEDALIRPVSVYGASKASCESLIHAYSSLYGIKSVALRYANVVGPRLRHGVVYDFIVKLLKHPEELEILGDGTQIRSYIHVDDAVEATLIAWNKAPGRFEAYNVGNLDWISVNEIADAVAKVMGISSFKRTYKPMLHGVGWPGDVKRIALDVERLRTLGWNPRIKSKQAIMESARSILREVKTTTPC, encoded by the coding sequence TTGAGAACCTTCAAAGACAAGCTTGTTCTAGTCACGGGCGGAGCAGGCTTTATGGGAAGCCATCTGGTTGACAGATTGGTTGCCGAAGGTTGGCGAGTTAGGGTTGTTGACAACCTTAGCAGCGGAAACATCAACAACATTAGGCATCATATGGGCAGCCCGAGCTTTGAGTTTTTAGAAGCGGATCTTAAGGACCCAATTAAAGCCATGGAAGCCGCTAAAGGCGTGTGCACGGTTTTCCATTTCGCGGCCAACCCTGAGGTCCGCGTAAGCACAACCAATCCAGAGGTTCACTTTAACGAGAACATTGCCGTAACCTTCAACCTTCTTGAGGCTATGAGAAATCTTGATGTGAATGACCTTGTCTTCGCCTCTTCAAGCAGCGTCTACGGCGAACCTAAATCTATACCCATTGGGGAGGATGCTCTCATAAGGCCTGTTTCGGTTTATGGGGCAAGCAAAGCCTCCTGCGAGAGCCTCATACACGCTTACAGCAGTCTCTACGGAATAAAAAGTGTAGCACTTCGATACGCCAATGTGGTTGGACCAAGGCTTAGGCATGGAGTAGTTTACGACTTCATTGTCAAACTGCTTAAGCACCCAGAAGAGCTTGAGATACTTGGCGATGGGACGCAAATTAGGAGTTACATACACGTGGACGACGCTGTTGAGGCAACTCTTATAGCTTGGAACAAGGCGCCTGGCCGCTTCGAGGCATACAATGTTGGAAACCTTGACTGGATAAGCGTAAACGAGATCGCAGACGCAGTGGCCAAGGTTATGGGCATAAGCAGCTTCAAGCGCACGTATAAGCCCATGCTTCATGGTGTGGGGTGGCCTGGAGACGTCAAAAGAATAGCCCTCGACGTTGAAAGGCTAAGGACGCTTGGCTGGAACCCCCGAATAAAGAGCAAACAAGCCATAATGGAATCCGCAAGGAGCATACTAAGGGAGGTTAAAACAACTACGCCATGTTAA
- a CDS encoding Holliday junction resolvase-like protein, whose amino-acid sequence MVSKVALVDYLKTQSEIYCECPFCSEIFRLNEAKLMFGKKAKKDLLDRLRELKSEFERRLEEEREDARKRSRAVSKGMMLENICPYLPNFKHHPRDARFIGDPIDFVIFDGLFSKGRISEVVVAEVKSGNATLNDVEKSIKRAIEKGRVDFELLRIK is encoded by the coding sequence ATGGTATCAAAAGTTGCTCTTGTAGATTACCTCAAAACACAGTCAGAGATATATTGTGAGTGCCCATTTTGCAGCGAGATTTTCAGGTTGAATGAGGCAAAATTAATGTTTGGTAAGAAGGCGAAAAAGGACTTACTTGATCGGCTTCGAGAGTTAAAAAGCGAATTTGAAAGACGCTTAGAGGAGGAAAGAGAAGATGCCAGAAAAAGGAGTAGAGCAGTTTCAAAGGGAATGATGCTGGAAAATATTTGTCCATATCTGCCAAATTTTAAGCATCACCCGAGAGATGCCAGATTTATTGGGGATCCCATAGATTTTGTAATTTTTGACGGCCTTTTCTCAAAGGGAAGAATCTCTGAAGTAGTTGTAGCCGAAGTAAAATCTGGTAACGCTACATTAAATGATGTAGAAAAAAGCATAAAACGTGCAATAGAAAAAGGTCGCGTCGATTTCGAATTACTCCGAATAAAATGA
- a CDS encoding terminase family protein, giving the protein MKRAKEIEKEWLEEQKAKATEIPKDFVQFCQQFLGLKLTEYQREAAKLIEQYNDVALRWCRQSGKTHLIAAWLLHYALTHPGVQIAIVGPSWRQSMIPITKINYFRTKLPKGLFYPPQRSIVRLKNGSVIQAFPNNPNNLRGFTLHCVYADELNFIANDEEMYDAISFTLATTNGKFIASSTPWHTDSLFWKIFHDPAFKHFKTSHITYQQVLEQKGPITQEWLDKKRKEYEGDPWRWRREMMAEWAEDENVWLSQALITSCIDHELEYYDFEELATGEFYAGLDLGKYQDYSVLSVVQIEDSSIKLIHLHRFPLRTPYASVIGYVKTLCDRWQTINKVLVDMSGVGDYIVEDMINAGIAETEGIKFTIETKQEMAQWLKQCMIEKRLKIPYDSDLIAELNIERFELTKDGKIKFNHPEGTNDDRFWSLALAVYATRTEPQPKIWIIPRIASMGKIKLQKLRDRLRQHQATGVTR; this is encoded by the coding sequence ATGAAACGAGCAAAGGAAATTGAAAAAGAATGGCTTGAAGAACAGAAAGCCAAAGCCACAGAAATACCAAAAGATTTTGTGCAGTTTTGCCAACAGTTTCTCGGTTTAAAGCTGACAGAATATCAGCGTGAAGCAGCTAAATTAATTGAACAATATAACGATGTGGCTTTGCGTTGGTGCCGCCAAAGCGGAAAAACCCATCTTATAGCGGCTTGGCTACTACATTACGCTTTGACACATCCTGGAGTGCAAATAGCAATCGTTGGCCCTTCATGGCGCCAATCAATGATTCCCATAACAAAAATAAACTATTTCAGAACCAAACTTCCAAAAGGCCTGTTTTATCCGCCACAAAGATCAATTGTGCGATTAAAAAACGGCAGCGTAATTCAGGCTTTTCCAAACAACCCAAACAACCTGCGTGGTTTTACGCTTCACTGCGTCTATGCTGATGAATTGAACTTCATCGCGAACGATGAGGAAATGTATGACGCCATAAGCTTCACGTTGGCTACAACCAACGGAAAATTCATAGCCTCAAGCACACCTTGGCACACAGACAGCCTATTCTGGAAAATCTTCCACGACCCAGCCTTTAAGCATTTTAAAACAAGCCACATAACATACCAGCAAGTGCTGGAACAGAAAGGACCAATAACCCAAGAATGGCTCGACAAAAAACGCAAAGAGTATGAAGGAGACCCTTGGCGTTGGCGCAGAGAAATGATGGCGGAATGGGCTGAAGACGAAAACGTCTGGCTAAGCCAAGCCCTAATCACAAGCTGCATAGACCACGAACTTGAATACTATGATTTTGAAGAGCTTGCCACAGGAGAATTTTATGCTGGACTTGACCTGGGCAAATACCAAGACTACAGCGTGTTGTCCGTCGTCCAAATAGAAGATTCCTCTATAAAATTAATCCACCTGCACCGCTTCCCACTACGGACGCCCTACGCAAGCGTCATAGGCTATGTTAAGACGCTATGTGACAGATGGCAAACAATAAACAAAGTTCTCGTGGACATGAGCGGAGTAGGCGACTACATAGTCGAAGACATGATTAACGCCGGCATAGCCGAAACAGAAGGCATAAAATTCACCATAGAAACAAAACAGGAAATGGCTCAATGGCTTAAACAATGCATGATTGAAAAAAGGCTCAAAATCCCATACGACTCCGACCTAATCGCAGAGCTAAACATTGAACGCTTCGAGTTAACAAAAGACGGAAAAATAAAGTTCAACCATCCAGAAGGCACAAACGACGACCGCTTCTGGAGCCTAGCCCTAGCCGTCTACGCCACAAGAACAGAACCGCAACCCAAGATTTGGATAATCCCACGCATAGCCTCCATGGGCAAAATAAAACTGCAGAAATTACGGGACAGACTTCGCCAACATCAAGCGACAGGCGTAACGAGATGA
- a CDS encoding helical backbone metal receptor produces the protein MPKIFNEMLNQWVYLPEKPKRIVSLAPSITDILVELGLIEKIVGVSRWCTPYLKGTEKPVVASVDKADYEFLEKLKPDLILTTSGIHLKLARELHSKGYSVFPVQLPRNVFEIVSNILLIGTITSKQRKARELATQLIFEMENLRTNEKIKKVPDVYAEVWPNKFYITFGGLAFTNDFIHLAGGHNIFSERPLDYFTPDFNEVEALNPDVMIFIFENREEMEQTDILSLTKKRGWEKIKALKTGKMIIASQNDLPLTHSGPSFINTIKMLNVKFKELSLITYNY, from the coding sequence ATGCCTAAAATATTCAATGAAATGCTGAATCAGTGGGTGTACCTTCCTGAAAAACCTAAAAGAATTGTGAGTTTGGCCCCATCAATCACAGATATACTTGTAGAACTGGGGCTTATCGAGAAAATAGTTGGAGTTTCTCGATGGTGCACGCCATACCTTAAAGGGACAGAAAAACCTGTTGTCGCTTCAGTTGATAAGGCCGACTATGAATTTTTAGAAAAACTTAAACCAGACCTCATTCTAACTACATCGGGCATTCATTTAAAATTGGCCAGAGAACTCCACTCAAAGGGTTATAGCGTTTTTCCTGTACAACTGCCTCGAAACGTTTTCGAGATAGTTAGCAACATACTTCTTATAGGCACGATTACGAGTAAGCAGAGGAAAGCACGAGAATTAGCCACACAATTAATTTTTGAGATGGAAAATTTAAGAACTAATGAAAAAATTAAAAAAGTGCCAGACGTGTACGCCGAAGTATGGCCCAACAAATTTTACATAACCTTTGGAGGTCTAGCCTTCACTAATGACTTTATACACTTAGCTGGAGGACATAACATATTTTCCGAAAGACCACTAGATTATTTCACGCCAGACTTCAACGAAGTCGAAGCATTAAATCCCGACGTCATGATTTTTATCTTCGAAAACCGTGAAGAGATGGAGCAAACAGATATATTGTCACTAACGAAGAAGAGGGGATGGGAGAAAATTAAAGCCTTGAAAACTGGTAAGATGATAATAGCTTCACAAAATGATTTGCCTTTAACGCATTCGGGGCCCTCATTCATTAACACCATCAAAATGTTAAACGTGAAATTTAAAGAGCTTAGTTTAATTACCTACAACTACTAA
- a CDS encoding GNAT family N-acetyltransferase → MRRREFFRIHSLKRRYDHKTGKFIINIGYETAAPEPTDRVIGVAEAFGLGLDKWEKFIIYDNVELKIGPTDIVYITGDSGSGKSVLLKALEKDIRQDLGLTCINIADIKPEPNKPLIETVGKSLEEAFELLSRVGLNDAFLFLRTYEQLSDGQKYRYKIAKMIESQAQFWILDEFVATLDRDTAKIVAYNLQKLARQNGKAVLAATTHTDLFEDLNPSVHIHKRFGKEITVNYYPNVPAKECSLVKEMRIEEGTTEDWRRLAGFHYRSHKIAGPRKIFCLKRDEELCGVIVYAHPPPTCFGRRLVLPKMTMKELNEKLSIISRVVVHPKYRTIGLGIKLVKETLPLTGTPYVEMPAVMARYNPFAEKAGMQKLVEQPPPKQAIKIAETLQRLGFNVHLLGSEKYVYNKLQTLNETEVETIKETFIKHSHARFIKYFFSHIPFGKKQAYIEEVRKASLKRLALLIKVCGFLIQTKVYLFWHA, encoded by the coding sequence ATGAGACGTCGCGAGTTTTTCCGTATCCACAGCCTCAAACGCAGATACGACCACAAAACAGGCAAATTCATAATAAACATAGGCTATGAAACTGCAGCCCCAGAGCCAACAGACCGTGTTATAGGCGTGGCTGAAGCCTTCGGGCTCGGCTTGGATAAGTGGGAAAAATTCATTATTTATGATAATGTTGAGTTGAAGATTGGGCCTACAGACATTGTTTATATTACGGGTGATAGTGGAAGTGGAAAAAGCGTTTTGCTAAAGGCTTTGGAAAAGGACATAAGGCAAGATTTGGGCTTAACATGCATAAATATTGCTGACATTAAGCCTGAACCAAACAAGCCCTTAATAGAAACTGTTGGCAAGTCTCTTGAGGAAGCCTTTGAGCTTCTCAGCAGAGTAGGGTTAAATGATGCTTTTCTGTTCTTGCGCACGTATGAACAGCTAAGCGACGGACAAAAATACCGCTACAAAATCGCAAAAATGATTGAAAGCCAAGCGCAGTTCTGGATTTTGGACGAGTTTGTTGCTACACTTGACCGTGACACAGCTAAAATTGTGGCGTATAACCTTCAAAAGCTTGCAAGGCAGAATGGAAAAGCGGTTTTGGCAGCAACAACTCACACGGACTTATTTGAAGACTTAAACCCAAGCGTGCATATTCACAAGCGGTTCGGCAAAGAAATAACCGTAAACTATTACCCAAACGTTCCAGCCAAAGAATGTAGCCTTGTCAAGGAAATGCGCATAGAGGAAGGCACAACTGAAGATTGGCGAAGGCTTGCGGGATTCCATTATAGAAGCCACAAAATAGCTGGGCCACGAAAAATTTTCTGCTTAAAACGTGACGAAGAACTATGCGGAGTAATCGTTTATGCCCATCCGCCACCAACATGCTTTGGTCGTAGGCTTGTCCTGCCAAAAATGACCATGAAAGAACTAAACGAGAAACTTAGCATAATTAGCCGTGTCGTTGTGCATCCAAAATATCGAACAATAGGCTTAGGCATAAAACTTGTAAAGGAAACATTACCTTTAACGGGCACACCGTATGTGGAAATGCCAGCAGTTATGGCGAGATACAACCCCTTCGCTGAAAAAGCAGGAATGCAAAAACTAGTCGAACAGCCACCACCAAAACAAGCCATAAAAATAGCGGAAACCTTACAGCGACTTGGCTTCAACGTTCACCTGCTTGGAAGCGAAAAATACGTTTACAACAAGCTTCAAACCCTAAACGAAACAGAAGTAGAAACAATTAAAGAAACATTCATAAAGCATAGTCACGCACGATTTATAAAATACTTTTTCTCCCATATACCCTTCGGAAAAAAGCAAGCCTACATTGAAGAAGTGAGAAAAGCAAGCCTCAAAAGGCTTGCCCTTCTAATCAAAGTCTGCGGCTTTCTAATTCAAACGAAAGTCTACCTATTTTGGCATGCTTGA
- a CDS encoding alpha-ribazole phosphatase CobZ, which produces MKETPENFNPPLLKYLEDKGITLQDLIETALELFVPHPGVEDREKAVELLKEGFIEALSDVNISCVEVACFCLEEEAKKGLVPGLTVERFGGRPGLIIDELLGMTIANYIAGARGIFEFIRFDQNKPGILKRLGPITNDAIGGLVAGVSSNMYTKALERMGRANET; this is translated from the coding sequence ATGAAAGAAACGCCAGAAAACTTCAATCCGCCACTGCTTAAATACTTGGAGGATAAAGGAATAACCTTGCAAGATTTAATAGAAACAGCTTTGGAGCTATTTGTTCCTCATCCGGGGGTGGAAGATAGAGAAAAGGCTGTCGAACTGCTTAAAGAGGGGTTCATTGAAGCCCTATCGGATGTGAACATATCTTGCGTTGAGGTTGCATGCTTTTGCTTAGAAGAAGAGGCGAAAAAAGGGCTTGTTCCGGGGCTAACTGTTGAAAGGTTCGGAGGACGACCTGGATTGATTATAGATGAACTCCTCGGGATGACCATAGCCAATTATATTGCTGGGGCTCGGGGAATTTTTGAATTTATAAGGTTTGACCAAAACAAGCCCGGGATTCTAAAAAGGCTTGGACCTATAACTAATGATGCTATTGGAGGATTAGTCGCCGGGGTTTCTTCAAACATGTACACTAAAGCCTTGGAAAGAATGGGTCGCGCCAATGAGACCTGA